One segment of Paenibacillus rhizovicinus DNA contains the following:
- a CDS encoding stalk domain-containing protein, producing the protein MLRTFKKSKSRTAALTAVLLLATIGTGAAYAEGLGPIAKPASSPLASEATVRTYSAAPAAPKAAATGEPLHIVAVGDSLTVGYENGMQLTSVPYGYVDRVYEQALYHGRADVKNYGIMALRTPGLNNFLKAAANGTSVTPEEIQPNLAKDSIDPSAYTFNAEIIGKSAALADDLKKADLVTLTIGGNDFTPIFDDIRTTGITDAELQTKLDTMLADYVPQLESSLRSILALNPKTTIVFADQYLPAPAPSILNKAITKSQYDILTGGVTKLKGLDETLAAKLTQEGYDVRTVDVSTPFKGNELTYTYILKGDIHPKQSGYDVMGRAFAQGIWGDYRDPAALAAGAPLRVIVNGTDLKGSNPPVLKNNTTFLPMRDVANALHATLNWDNKTRTATIASGGKKVAFTMGAKSMVVNGQTVPLETPAYLQQSGGNSLTYLPLAALSKGLGYQVDYRKPILTVFINS; encoded by the coding sequence TTGCTGCGTACGTTCAAAAAGTCCAAGAGCCGGACTGCGGCATTGACGGCGGTGCTATTGCTCGCCACGATCGGTACGGGGGCCGCTTACGCGGAAGGTTTGGGGCCGATTGCCAAGCCGGCGTCATCCCCGCTTGCTTCAGAAGCCACAGTGCGCACTTACTCAGCCGCACCGGCCGCGCCGAAGGCTGCTGCAACAGGCGAACCGCTTCACATCGTTGCTGTCGGGGATTCGTTGACCGTCGGGTACGAGAACGGCATGCAATTAACTTCCGTTCCTTACGGCTACGTCGACCGCGTATATGAACAAGCGCTCTACCACGGACGCGCGGATGTGAAGAACTATGGCATAATGGCGCTCCGCACGCCGGGTCTGAACAACTTCTTGAAGGCGGCAGCGAACGGTACAAGCGTGACCCCCGAAGAGATCCAGCCGAATTTGGCTAAAGACAGCATAGACCCTTCGGCGTATACCTTCAATGCGGAGATTATTGGCAAGTCTGCCGCACTGGCTGACGATCTGAAGAAAGCCGACCTTGTCACGCTGACGATCGGCGGGAACGATTTTACGCCGATCTTCGACGACATTCGGACGACAGGCATCACGGACGCCGAACTGCAGACGAAACTGGATACGATGCTGGCGGACTACGTGCCGCAGCTGGAGTCTTCGCTTCGCTCGATTCTCGCCTTGAATCCGAAAACGACGATCGTCTTCGCGGATCAGTATCTGCCGGCACCTGCTCCTTCAATATTGAACAAGGCCATAACGAAGTCGCAATATGATATTCTGACTGGCGGCGTAACGAAGCTGAAAGGCTTGGACGAGACGCTTGCCGCCAAGCTGACGCAGGAAGGCTACGATGTTCGCACGGTTGACGTATCCACGCCGTTCAAAGGCAACGAGCTCACGTACACGTACATCTTGAAAGGCGACATTCATCCGAAACAATCCGGCTACGACGTCATGGGCCGCGCATTCGCCCAAGGCATCTGGGGCGATTATCGCGATCCGGCTGCGCTGGCTGCAGGAGCCCCGCTTCGCGTCATCGTGAACGGCACGGACTTGAAGGGCAGCAATCCGCCCGTATTGAAAAACAATACGACGTTCCTGCCGATGCGCGACGTGGCTAATGCGCTGCACGCGACGCTGAATTGGGACAATAAAACGCGGACGGCGACGATCGCCTCCGGCGGCAAGAAGGTCGCGTTCACGATGGGCGCGAAGTCGATGGTCGTGAACGGGCAGACCGTCCCGCTCGAGACGCCGGCTTATCTGCAGCAGTCGGGCGGAAATTCGCTGACTTACCTGCCTTTGGCCGCTTTGTCGAAGGGGCTTGGTTACCAGGTGGATTACCGGAAGCCGATTTTGACTGTGTTTATTAATTCGTAA
- a CDS encoding YhgE/Pip domain-containing protein, whose product MQGLSLFGKELSRIVRNPKLLIPILGILFIPIMYSGMLIGAFWDPYGKLDKMPVAVVNADAGADFKGKPLSVGADLVKELKANPSFKWTFVDAKQAEDGLKNGNYYYVIEIPSEFSQQATTLLDKEPHPAALKYLTNDSENFLAAKIGASAIEKLQTDISQQVTKAYAEAVFGSIGEAADGFTQASEGAGKLADGAKDAEQGAAQLRDNIAKLASSTKQLVGGVDALGSGAGQLKAGTAAVSDGSAKLSAGLGKLAAAGERLGDGADSAVSAGAKLADGLASAQQSSADLAGAAAKLSAALDAYAAAQEGAAREDSALQGLIGAARELSAGAAGLSGGSAKLAAGGAQLQQGQRSLQQGLDALHAQLAAAAQSGAELSAGAKTAAAGAAKLADGAAAAGRGAAQLSGGADKLASGSAALASGASQLAGGSAELSGKLGYAASQTEGVIGTDALYDMFANPVHVEERKLTNVPNYGTGFAPYALSLGLFVGALLSTMVVPMRETGTKPRSAWSWFVSKALLFAGVGVIQALIADAILLYGIGMHANHMGAFVGMSVLTSIAFMMIIQFLVTLLDQPGRFVSVILLILQLTGSAGTYPPELVPAWLQRIGVWLPMTYAIRSFREILTGNELQTTGGNAAFLAVVAILFAALSLIVFVMMRRKEQRQTAVPSELAL is encoded by the coding sequence ATGCAAGGTTTATCATTGTTCGGCAAAGAGTTAAGCCGGATTGTACGCAATCCGAAGCTGCTTATTCCGATCCTCGGGATTTTGTTCATTCCGATCATGTACAGCGGAATGTTGATCGGTGCTTTCTGGGATCCTTACGGGAAGCTGGATAAGATGCCTGTCGCCGTCGTCAATGCGGACGCAGGCGCGGATTTCAAAGGGAAGCCGCTGAGCGTCGGGGCGGATCTGGTCAAGGAGCTGAAGGCGAACCCGTCGTTCAAATGGACGTTCGTCGACGCGAAGCAAGCGGAGGACGGGTTGAAGAACGGCAATTATTATTATGTCATCGAAATTCCTTCCGAGTTCTCGCAGCAGGCGACGACGCTATTGGATAAAGAGCCGCATCCGGCGGCGCTCAAGTATTTGACGAACGACAGCGAGAACTTCTTGGCTGCGAAGATCGGCGCTTCGGCGATCGAGAAGCTGCAAACCGATATTTCGCAGCAGGTGACCAAAGCTTATGCGGAAGCGGTATTCGGCAGTATCGGCGAAGCCGCTGACGGATTCACCCAAGCGAGCGAAGGCGCGGGCAAGCTCGCGGACGGCGCGAAGGATGCGGAGCAGGGCGCTGCGCAGCTTCGCGACAATATCGCGAAGCTCGCAAGCAGCACGAAGCAGCTTGTCGGCGGCGTGGACGCGCTGGGCAGCGGCGCCGGCCAGTTGAAGGCCGGCACGGCCGCGGTCAGCGACGGCTCGGCGAAGTTATCCGCCGGGCTCGGGAAGCTTGCCGCCGCTGGCGAACGGCTCGGCGATGGCGCGGACTCGGCCGTATCGGCCGGCGCGAAGCTGGCCGATGGGCTGGCATCGGCGCAGCAGAGCAGCGCCGATCTCGCCGGCGCAGCCGCGAAGCTGTCGGCGGCGCTGGACGCGTACGCCGCCGCGCAGGAAGGCGCAGCGCGGGAGGATAGCGCGCTGCAAGGGTTGATCGGCGCAGCCCGCGAGCTATCCGCGGGCGCAGCCGGGCTCTCCGGCGGCAGCGCGAAGCTGGCCGCCGGCGGGGCGCAGCTGCAGCAGGGGCAGCGCTCCCTGCAGCAAGGGCTTGATGCGCTGCACGCGCAGCTCGCAGCCGCAGCGCAGAGCGGCGCCGAGCTGTCCGCCGGCGCCAAGACCGCCGCGGCGGGCGCCGCGAAGCTGGCGGACGGCGCAGCCGCCGCGGGCCGCGGCGCGGCGCAGCTGTCGGGCGGCGCCGACAAGCTGGCCAGCGGCTCCGCCGCGCTCGCGAGCGGCGCTTCGCAGCTCGCCGGCGGCTCGGCCGAGCTGTCGGGCAAGCTCGGCTACGCCGCAAGCCAAACCGAGGGCGTCATCGGAACCGACGCCCTGTACGACATGTTCGCGAATCCCGTCCATGTCGAGGAGCGCAAGCTGACGAACGTGCCGAACTACGGCACGGGCTTCGCCCCGTATGCCTTGTCGCTCGGCCTGTTCGTCGGCGCGCTGCTCTCGACCATGGTCGTGCCGATGCGCGAGACCGGCACGAAACCGCGCTCCGCTTGGAGCTGGTTCGTCAGCAAGGCGCTGCTCTTCGCGGGCGTCGGCGTTATTCAGGCGCTGATCGCCGACGCGATTCTGCTGTACGGCATCGGCATGCACGCCAATCACATGGGCGCATTCGTCGGGATGTCGGTCTTGACGAGCATCGCGTTCATGATGATCATCCAATTCCTCGTCACCTTGCTGGATCAGCCGGGACGATTCGTGTCCGTCATCCTGCTGATCCTGCAGCTGACCGGCAGCGCCGGCACTTACCCGCCGGAGCTCGTGCCAGCTTGGCTGCAGCGCATCGGGGTATGGCTGCCGATGACGTACGCCATCCGTTCGTTCCGCGAGATCCTGACCGGCAACGAGCTGCAGACAACAGGCGGCAACGCTGCTTTCCTGGCGGTCGTCGCCATCTTGTTCGCGGCGCTCTCGCTCATCGTGTTCGTGATGATGCGGCGCAAGGAACAGCGTCAAACCGCTGTTCCTTCCGAATTGGCGTTATAA
- a CDS encoding TetR/AcrR family transcriptional regulator, with product MTGTKKPVDRRAQIVEAAGKSFAMFGYKATTMELVSKIAAVGKGTIYTFFATKEELFSEIIGELAKELREIADRTIDHDRPFFDNLSAALHELLLFREKHELIVKLSQEVRDFGTPMAKDGIAKLEQAIVAVLEQEVSYAIRKGELRSANPKMTAFVMLKLYLALGTEWSKHQEPLTRGELADYFSGLMRDGLLQR from the coding sequence ATGACGGGCACGAAGAAACCGGTCGACCGCAGGGCACAGATCGTGGAAGCGGCGGGGAAGTCTTTTGCCATGTTCGGCTACAAGGCGACGACGATGGAGCTGGTGTCCAAAATCGCCGCGGTCGGCAAGGGAACCATCTACACCTTCTTCGCGACGAAGGAAGAGCTGTTCAGCGAAATCATCGGCGAGCTTGCCAAGGAGCTGCGCGAAATCGCGGACCGGACGATCGATCATGACCGGCCGTTCTTCGATAATTTGTCGGCGGCGCTGCATGAGCTGCTGCTGTTCCGCGAGAAGCACGAGCTGATCGTGAAGCTTTCCCAGGAAGTGCGGGACTTCGGCACGCCGATGGCGAAGGACGGCATCGCCAAGCTGGAGCAGGCGATCGTCGCCGTGCTCGAGCAGGAAGTGTCGTATGCCATCCGCAAGGGCGAGCTGCGCAGCGCCAATCCGAAAATGACGGCTTTCGTCATGCTGAAGCTGTACTTGGCGCTCGGCACGGAATGGAGCAAGCATCAAGAACCGCTTACCAGGGGAGAACTGGCCGATTATTTCAGCGGGCTCATGCGAGATGGTTTGTTGCAGCGTTAA
- the kapB gene encoding sporulation phosphorelay system protein KapB, which translates to MQEQQRRIPELGAIVAFTNKTGRYAGEVMEINGPRALVKVLAVLKHPEQGDLHNPYNPDVPMFHERRALSYTEKTNVLFGEIEPFYGEVPDYKESRARALAAEIEGLDRLKRWAERGLDALRTLEKEY; encoded by the coding sequence ATGCAAGAGCAGCAGAGAAGAATACCGGAACTGGGTGCAATAGTAGCGTTCACGAATAAAACAGGCCGTTATGCAGGCGAGGTAATGGAAATTAATGGGCCGCGGGCGCTGGTGAAGGTGCTGGCCGTGTTGAAGCATCCCGAACAAGGCGATCTGCACAACCCGTATAATCCGGATGTGCCGATGTTCCATGAGCGCCGGGCGCTCAGCTATACGGAGAAGACGAATGTGTTATTCGGCGAAATTGAACCGTTCTACGGAGAAGTACCGGATTATAAGGAATCGCGCGCTCGCGCGTTGGCTGCGGAAATCGAAGGGCTTGACCGGCTGAAGCGGTGGGCGGAACGGGGTCTGGACGCGCTTCGGACGCTGGAGAAGGAATACTAA
- a CDS encoding MGDG synthase family glycosyltransferase, protein MHKKRVLLLSEGFGSGHTQAAYALAVGLRSLDSSIQTRVIELGNFLNPVLGPLIVSAYRRTVTKQPKLLGRLYRRQYKKSLNRFTQLALHRLFYTHTSQVITQLKPDLIVCTHPVPNAVVSRLKRLGLTTPLYTLITDYDAHGTWTSSEVNKYLVSTNEVKNKLLERGISASRIQVTGIPVHPNFWQTHDKSELQAQFDLKPMPTVLIMGGGWGIMYSDDLLSYMTRWRDRVQLIYCVGSNEKVRERMLADPVYQHPNIKVLGFTKEINKLMDVSDLLITKPGGMTCTEGLSKGIPMLFYEPIPGQEEVNCEYFVASGFGEMLESRDTIDRWFELMQEPYSSVKFRNDLLTKRNQQYNPMECSRVVLQLMQ, encoded by the coding sequence ATGCATAAAAAACGAGTGCTGCTGCTTTCCGAGGGATTCGGCTCCGGGCATACGCAGGCTGCCTACGCGTTGGCCGTCGGCCTGCGGTCGCTCGATTCCTCCATCCAAACCCGCGTAATCGAACTGGGCAATTTTTTGAACCCGGTGCTCGGTCCGCTTATTGTGTCCGCATATCGGAGAACGGTTACGAAACAGCCCAAACTGCTCGGCAGGCTCTATCGCAGACAATATAAAAAATCGTTGAACCGTTTCACGCAGCTGGCGCTTCATCGCTTATTTTATACCCACACTTCGCAGGTGATCACGCAATTGAAGCCCGACCTGATCGTATGCACGCATCCGGTTCCGAACGCCGTTGTATCACGCTTAAAACGTCTCGGCCTGACGACGCCGCTCTATACGCTCATTACGGACTACGATGCGCATGGCACCTGGACAAGCTCCGAAGTGAACAAATATCTGGTTTCTACGAATGAAGTGAAGAACAAACTGTTGGAGCGCGGCATATCCGCCAGCCGGATTCAGGTAACCGGCATTCCCGTTCACCCGAACTTCTGGCAGACGCACGACAAATCCGAGCTGCAGGCGCAATTCGACTTGAAACCGATGCCAACGGTGCTTATCATGGGCGGCGGCTGGGGCATTATGTACAGCGACGACCTGCTCAGTTATATGACTCGCTGGCGCGACCGCGTTCAGCTCATCTACTGCGTCGGCAGCAACGAGAAAGTGCGCGAACGCATGCTCGCCGATCCCGTTTATCAGCATCCCAATATCAAGGTGCTCGGCTTCACGAAGGAAATCAACAAGCTGATGGACGTATCCGACCTGCTCATTACGAAGCCCGGCGGCATGACCTGCACGGAAGGCCTCAGCAAAGGAATCCCGATGCTGTTCTACGAACCGATCCCCGGCCAGGAAGAAGTCAATTGCGAATACTTCGTCGCAAGCGGCTTCGGCGAAATGCTGGAATCCAGGGATACGATCGACCGCTGGTTCGAGCTCATGCAAGAGCCTTACTCGTCGGTGAAGTTCCGCAACGATCTGCTCACGAAACGCAATCAGCAATACAATCCCATGGAATGCTCCCGAGTCGTCCTGCAGCTAATGCAGTGA
- a CDS encoding class I SAM-dependent methyltransferase: MTEIWESSFIENQMMWGFEPSESAILIKDLFLAKNVKDILIPGFGYGRNAKIFMDNGIRVTGIEISQTAIDLARKAGLANPVFHGSVSDMPFDDKQYDGIFCYALIHLLNKDEREKFIQACYNQLKPGGTMVFTTISKDAPMYGKGKQLGKDYYEIMDGMKMFFYDAESVDQEFGKYGQIDCSEIVEPHKNAENKPAFPFIMIKCHKELG, encoded by the coding sequence ATGACGGAAATTTGGGAATCCAGTTTTATCGAGAATCAGATGATGTGGGGATTTGAGCCTTCGGAATCGGCCATCCTGATCAAAGATTTATTTCTTGCGAAGAACGTGAAAGATATCTTGATTCCCGGCTTCGGATACGGCAGAAACGCAAAGATTTTTATGGACAACGGAATTCGGGTGACAGGCATTGAGATTTCGCAAACGGCGATTGATCTGGCAAGGAAAGCAGGGCTTGCGAATCCTGTGTTTCACGGCTCGGTATCGGATATGCCCTTCGACGACAAACAGTATGACGGTATATTCTGTTATGCGCTGATTCACTTATTGAACAAGGATGAGCGAGAGAAGTTCATTCAAGCTTGCTACAATCAGCTGAAGCCAGGCGGAACGATGGTGTTCACGACGATTTCGAAGGATGCTCCGATGTACGGCAAGGGGAAACAACTAGGGAAAGACTACTACGAAATCATGGATGGCATGAAAATGTTCTTCTATGATGCGGAATCGGTCGATCAAGAGTTTGGAAAATATGGACAAATCGACTGTTCGGAAATCGTTGAACCGCATAAGAATGCGGAGAATAAACCGGCTTTTCCATTTATCATGATCAAATGTCATAAGGAACTGGGATGA
- a CDS encoding C40 family peptidase, producing the protein MKKSTALLATLVLSASLLLLAAASAATASQTVGQVQSSVSFRSLPSTSSTVYKYLKQGEQVVILEQVNAYWYKVQDVTGAIGYISADDKYIEIVASGSNGSSAANSATIAASVSFRTGPSTDNARIRYLSKGEKVTITGQPNSSWYAVTAADGTKGYVSSDPQYITVNGTITQPGGSTSGGSGAATGNATIVASVSFRTGPSTDNARIRYLSKGETVTITGQPNSYWYAVTAADGTKGYVSTDTQYIKVTGSIPSGNNTGNSSGGNASGGTGGSNSGSSDQAVIIERVIAAGMKYWGTPYEYGSDRNTTTTFDCSDFVRTAYREGANLTLPSDSRKQGDYVRNLGSVKTDWHQLKRGDLMFFMDSKGTSAAAYANVNKAAETITHVGIYLGDGQILHTYSTASGGVKTSVIAGSQWEYRFLFGGSVL; encoded by the coding sequence ATGAAAAAGAGTACAGCTTTGCTAGCAACCCTCGTCCTGAGCGCTTCGCTGCTTCTTCTGGCAGCGGCTTCCGCTGCGACAGCTTCGCAGACCGTAGGACAAGTTCAGTCCAGCGTCAGCTTCCGCAGTCTTCCGTCCACTTCGTCGACCGTGTACAAGTATTTGAAGCAAGGCGAACAGGTTGTCATATTGGAGCAAGTGAACGCGTATTGGTACAAGGTCCAAGACGTGACCGGCGCGATCGGCTATATCTCCGCAGACGATAAATATATCGAGATCGTCGCGAGCGGCAGCAACGGCAGCTCCGCGGCCAACAGCGCGACCATCGCGGCCTCGGTCTCGTTCCGCACGGGTCCTTCGACGGATAACGCGCGTATCCGGTATTTGTCCAAAGGGGAGAAGGTGACCATCACGGGTCAGCCGAACAGCAGCTGGTATGCAGTCACGGCTGCCGACGGCACCAAAGGTTACGTTAGTTCGGATCCCCAATACATAACGGTAAACGGCACGATCACACAGCCAGGCGGCAGCACATCCGGCGGTTCCGGCGCCGCGACAGGCAATGCGACGATCGTCGCTTCCGTCTCGTTCCGCACGGGCCCGTCAACCGACAACGCGCGGATTCGTTACTTGTCCAAAGGCGAAACGGTCACCATTACGGGACAGCCGAACAGCTACTGGTACGCGGTTACGGCTGCCGACGGGACCAAAGGCTACGTAAGCACGGATACCCAGTACATTAAGGTGACCGGCAGCATCCCTTCCGGCAACAATACCGGCAATAGTTCCGGCGGCAACGCTTCCGGCGGAACGGGCGGATCCAATTCGGGAAGCTCGGATCAGGCCGTGATCATCGAACGCGTCATCGCCGCGGGCATGAAATATTGGGGCACGCCCTATGAGTACGGCTCCGATCGCAACACGACGACCACCTTCGACTGCTCGGATTTCGTACGTACCGCATACCGCGAGGGAGCGAACCTGACACTGCCTTCCGATTCGCGCAAACAAGGCGATTACGTGCGCAATCTCGGCAGCGTGAAGACGGACTGGCATCAGCTGAAGCGCGGGGATCTCATGTTCTTCATGGATTCCAAGGGCACCAGCGCAGCAGCGTACGCGAACGTGAACAAAGCGGCGGAGACCATTACGCATGTCGGCATTTACTTGGGAGACGGCCAAATCCTTCACACCTACTCCACGGCATCCGGCGGCGTCAAGACAAGCGTGATCGCGGGCTCGCAGTGGGAATACCGGTTCTTGTTCGGAGGCAGCGTGCTGTAG
- a CDS encoding zinc-ribbon domain-containing protein, which produces MSFFDKVKQGASDAAKKAQQTVEITKMKAQISGKEKDIERLCAQIGAAVYRGHQAGDIASTEQEVMECCHQADELHTEIKLLEERIKLTRNEKTCTCGKVVTLETRFCPDCGASLAEEPKAAHTTVGEIVVICNQCHTENELNAKFCVSCGAGLNSGSAAEEVY; this is translated from the coding sequence ATGTCCTTTTTCGATAAAGTCAAGCAGGGGGCGTCGGATGCAGCGAAGAAAGCGCAGCAGACCGTCGAGATCACCAAGATGAAAGCGCAAATTTCCGGCAAAGAGAAGGATATCGAGCGGCTTTGCGCCCAAATCGGCGCAGCGGTGTACCGCGGTCATCAGGCGGGAGATATCGCATCCACGGAGCAGGAAGTCATGGAATGCTGCCATCAAGCGGATGAGCTGCATACGGAAATCAAGCTGCTCGAAGAACGGATCAAATTAACCCGCAACGAGAAAACCTGCACATGCGGCAAGGTCGTCACGCTCGAAACGCGTTTCTGTCCGGACTGCGGCGCTTCGCTGGCCGAAGAGCCGAAAGCCGCGCATACGACCGTCGGCGAAATCGTCGTGATTTGCAATCAATGCCATACGGAGAACGAACTGAACGCGAAGTTTTGCGTTTCCTGCGGAGCGGGCCTGAACAGCGGCTCGGCTGCCGAAGAGGTTTATTAA
- a CDS encoding ABC-F family ATP-binding cassette domain-containing protein: MISTSGITLRYGKRALFEDVNIKFNPGNCYGLIGANGAGKSTFLKILSGEVEQSHGEVHITPGERIAVLKQNHYEYDNFLVLETVIMGHKKLYEVMKEKDAIYAKAEFTDEDGMRAGELEAEFADMNGWEAESEAAGMLNGLGIPPELHDKQMAELSGNEKVRVLLAQALFGNPQILLLDEPTNHLDMQSIEWLENFLGSYEGTVIVVSHDRHFLNQVCTHIADIDFGKIQMYVGNYDFWYESSQLALTLMRDNNKKKEDKIKELQAFIQRFSANKSKSKQATSRKKLLDKISLDDIRPSNRKYPFIHFKPEREAGKQLLLTDGLTKAIDGTKLIDNLTIAINKGDKIALVGPNTLPKSLLFQLLMGEVEADAGTYQWGITTTQAYFPKDNAEYFDGVELNLVDWLRQYSKDQDESFIRGFLGRMLFSGDEALKKASVLSGGEKVRCMLSKMMLSGSNVLLMDEPTNHLDLESITALNNGLIDFDGTLIFTSHDHQFVQTIANRIIEITPNGIIDRIMTYDEYLESAEVKALRERMYPAE, encoded by the coding sequence ATGATCAGTACAAGCGGCATCACGCTTCGATACGGCAAACGTGCGTTATTCGAAGATGTTAATATCAAGTTCAACCCGGGCAACTGCTACGGCCTGATCGGCGCGAACGGCGCGGGCAAATCGACGTTTCTGAAGATTTTGTCCGGCGAAGTCGAGCAGTCTCACGGCGAAGTGCATATCACGCCGGGCGAGCGCATCGCGGTTCTGAAACAGAACCATTACGAATACGATAACTTCCTCGTGCTCGAGACGGTCATCATGGGCCACAAGAAGCTGTATGAAGTGATGAAAGAGAAAGACGCGATCTACGCGAAAGCGGAATTCACGGACGAAGACGGCATGCGCGCAGGCGAGCTGGAAGCGGAATTCGCCGACATGAACGGCTGGGAAGCGGAATCCGAAGCGGCAGGCATGCTGAACGGCCTCGGCATTCCTCCTGAACTGCACGACAAGCAGATGGCTGAGCTCTCCGGTAACGAGAAGGTTCGCGTATTGCTGGCGCAAGCGTTGTTCGGCAATCCGCAGATCCTGCTCCTCGATGAGCCTACCAACCATCTCGACATGCAGTCGATCGAATGGCTCGAGAACTTCCTCGGCAGCTACGAAGGCACCGTTATCGTAGTATCCCATGACCGTCACTTCTTGAACCAAGTTTGTACGCATATCGCCGATATCGATTTCGGCAAAATCCAGATGTACGTCGGTAACTACGACTTCTGGTACGAGTCCAGCCAGCTGGCACTCACGCTGATGCGCGACAACAACAAGAAGAAGGAAGACAAGATCAAGGAACTGCAAGCGTTCATTCAGCGCTTCAGCGCCAACAAATCCAAATCCAAGCAGGCGACTTCCCGTAAGAAGCTGCTTGATAAAATTTCGCTCGACGACATTCGTCCGTCGAACCGGAAATATCCGTTCATCCACTTCAAGCCGGAACGCGAAGCAGGCAAACAGCTGCTCCTGACGGACGGTTTGACGAAGGCGATCGACGGCACGAAGCTGATCGACAACTTGACGATCGCGATCAACAAAGGCGACAAAATCGCCCTCGTCGGTCCGAACACGCTGCCGAAGTCGCTCTTGTTCCAACTGCTCATGGGCGAAGTCGAAGCGGATGCCGGCACGTACCAATGGGGCATTACGACGACGCAAGCTTATTTCCCGAAAGATAACGCGGAATACTTCGACGGCGTGGAATTGAACCTGGTCGACTGGCTGCGCCAATACTCCAAGGATCAAGACGAAAGCTTCATCCGCGGCTTCCTTGGCCGGATGCTCTTCTCCGGCGACGAAGCGCTGAAGAAAGCAAGCGTCCTGTCCGGGGGCGAGAAAGTACGCTGCATGCTGTCCAAAATGATGCTGTCCGGCTCGAACGTGCTGCTGATGGACGAACCGACCAACCACTTGGACTTGGAATCCATCACCGCGCTCAACAACGGATTGATCGATTTCGACGGCACGCTGATCTTCACCTCGCATGACCATCAGTTCGTGCAGACGATCGCGAACCGCATTATCGAAATTACGCCGAACGGCATTATCGACCGGATTATGACGTACGACGAGTACCTCGAGAGCGCGGAAGTCAAAGCGCTGCGCGAGCGCATGTACCCGGCTGAATAA
- a CDS encoding MBL fold metallo-hydrolase — translation MRYTNSDPAAVPKTFREVRQWRRQRGGKMKDKDYSYQVPFVDPDLVYLHGNSTEPTLTWVGHSTFFMQLAGLNIITDPIWAEKLAFHRRLTRPGISAADVPPVDVILISHSHYDHLNIASLKQLTGSKVLIVPVGLADKLRRKGFSSIIELDWWQSAEVSGVKFTFVPAQHWTRRTLVDTNSSLWGGFVIECKDAPTVYFAGDSGYFDGFKQIGMRFPDIDVALMPIGAYDPEWFMGPQHVTPEEALKAFRDTGARCFVPMHYGSYKLADDTPREALDRLEAEMNRLRLTAETVRILPHGETWQLKK, via the coding sequence ATGCGCTACACCAATTCAGACCCTGCTGCCGTACCTAAAACATTCCGGGAAGTCAGACAATGGCGCAGACAGCGCGGCGGCAAAATGAAAGACAAAGACTATTCGTACCAAGTGCCCTTCGTCGACCCGGACCTCGTATACCTGCACGGCAATTCAACCGAGCCAACGTTGACGTGGGTCGGCCATTCCACGTTCTTCATGCAGCTCGCCGGACTGAATATCATCACCGATCCGATATGGGCGGAGAAACTGGCATTCCATAGACGGCTGACGCGCCCGGGGATCAGCGCGGCCGACGTTCCGCCGGTCGACGTCATTCTCATCTCGCATTCGCATTACGATCACTTGAACATCGCTTCCCTGAAGCAGCTGACCGGCAGCAAAGTGCTGATCGTGCCCGTCGGCCTGGCCGACAAGCTCCGCCGCAAAGGCTTCTCGTCCATCATCGAGCTGGACTGGTGGCAGTCGGCCGAGGTAAGCGGCGTGAAATTCACCTTCGTTCCGGCGCAGCACTGGACGAGAAGAACGCTGGTCGATACGAACTCCTCGCTCTGGGGCGGGTTTGTCATCGAGTGCAAGGATGCGCCGACCGTATATTTTGCGGGAGATAGCGGGTATTTCGACGGATTTAAGCAGATCGGGATGCGATTCCCGGACATCGACGTGGCGCTCATGCCGATCGGCGCGTACGATCCGGAATGGTTCATGGGGCCGCAGCACGTAACGCCGGAGGAGGCGCTCAAGGCGTTCCGCGATACGGGCGCGCGCTGCTTCGTGCCGATGCATTACGGCTCCTACAAGCTGGCGGACGATACGCCGCGCGAAGCGCTCGACCGGTTGGAAGCGGAGATGAACCGGCTGCGGCTTACCGCGGAAACCGTACGGATTTTGCCGCACGGGGAGACTTGGCAGCTAAAGAAGTGA